From Enhydrobacter sp., the proteins below share one genomic window:
- a CDS encoding PilZ domain-containing protein, with the protein MNRSNENLDAAATPAEERRDAPRRRTLFSGKIIFNQQSSVFNCIVRNISDAGACLEIDSPVGIPDQFELLVEDAGIKADYRVIWRRGKRIGVTRV; encoded by the coding sequence ATGAATCGGTCGAACGAAAATTTAGATGCAGCCGCCACTCCTGCCGAGGAGCGTCGAGATGCGCCCCGCCGCCGAACGCTGTTCTCCGGCAAGATCATCTTCAATCAGCAATCTTCGGTCTTTAACTGCATTGTTCGGAACATCTCCGACGCTGGCGCATGCCTCGAAATCGACTCGCCTGTTGGGATTCCTGACCAGTTCGAGTTGCTGGTCGAAGATGCCGGCATAAAGGCCGACTATCGAGTTATTTGGCGCCGCGGGAAGCGAATTGGTGTCACTCGGGTGTAA
- a CDS encoding response regulator transcription factor translates to MTTDSEKDRPIVYVIDDDKSVRDSLEDLLASVGLRSMLFASTQDFVRSERPDAPACIVLDVRMPGLSGLDFQEEMGSLCIHIPVVFITAHGDIPMSVRAMKAGAVEFLTKPFREQDLLDAIQQSITRDRARRQESGVKEELRRRYASLSDGEREVMDLVVKGLLNKQIAGKLEVSEITVKVRRGQVMRKMGADSLADLVRFAERIHGTESEALDLKL, encoded by the coding sequence ATGACAACAGATAGCGAGAAAGACCGGCCGATTGTCTACGTCATCGACGATGACAAATCCGTCCGTGACTCCCTTGAAGACCTGCTGGCTTCGGTCGGTTTGCGCTCAATGCTGTTCGCATCGACTCAGGATTTCGTGCGCAGCGAGCGACCTGATGCCCCTGCCTGCATCGTGCTTGACGTGCGCATGCCGGGACTGAGTGGGCTGGATTTCCAGGAAGAGATGGGGTCGCTTTGCATTCATATCCCTGTCGTTTTCATTACAGCGCACGGCGACATCCCGATGTCCGTGAGGGCCATGAAGGCAGGGGCGGTCGAGTTCTTGACCAAACCCTTTCGGGAGCAAGACCTGCTCGATGCAATCCAGCAGAGTATTACTCGCGATCGGGCCCGACGGCAGGAGAGTGGCGTCAAGGAGGAACTGCGCCGGCGCTATGCCAGCCTCTCGGATGGCGAGCGCGAAGTCATGGACCTCGTCGTTAAAGGTCTATTGAACAAGCAAATCGCTGGAAAGCTTGAGGTCAGCGAGATCACGGTCAAGGTGCGGCGGGGTCAGGTGATGCGGAAAATGGGCGCGGATTCGCTTGCCGACCTCGTGCGTTTCGCCGAGCGCATCCACGGAACTGAGAGTGAGGCGTTGGACCTCAAACTCTAG
- a CDS encoding GHKL domain-containing protein, which yields MLGLMVVVFIADTITDLEIAVAVFYVAVVLIAAGFLRARSVLVVAASCVVLTLASFMFTRSGAYEAGVINCALSIGAIVGTTYLALTKSSAILAEHEARAQLVRLARVNSLGELTASIAHEINQPLTGVINSGNAGLRWLAAEPPNLSKARQALERIIGDANRASSVVERVRSLAKRVEPKAEWLNAAAIVNETIALSRGELDQNHIVIRTHVAKDLPLVFADGIQIQQVLLNIILNAMEAMAKTPPERREITIELSSNDGRFVEFSIADNGCGIALDEAEGVFDAFHSTKSDGMGIGLAVSRSIVEAHGGRIWAGPRSGGGAEFHFTLRGHKLGV from the coding sequence ATGCTCGGCCTGATGGTGGTCGTCTTCATCGCGGACACGATCACCGATCTGGAGATCGCCGTCGCGGTGTTCTATGTCGCGGTCGTTCTCATTGCGGCCGGTTTCCTGCGAGCGCGCAGCGTCCTTGTCGTTGCTGCGAGTTGCGTTGTCCTGACGCTGGCGAGCTTCATGTTCACCCGATCCGGGGCCTATGAAGCGGGCGTGATAAACTGCGCGCTGAGCATCGGCGCCATCGTCGGCACCACATATCTAGCTTTGACGAAATCGTCGGCGATCCTTGCCGAGCATGAAGCTCGTGCGCAACTCGTTCGGCTTGCTCGCGTCAACTCTCTTGGTGAGCTGACCGCGTCCATCGCGCACGAGATCAATCAACCCCTGACAGGCGTCATAAATAGCGGGAACGCAGGCTTGCGTTGGCTGGCGGCGGAGCCGCCCAATCTCAGCAAGGCGCGGCAGGCGCTTGAACGGATAATTGGCGATGCGAATCGTGCTAGCAGCGTAGTCGAACGTGTACGCAGCCTCGCGAAGCGCGTCGAACCGAAGGCCGAGTGGCTAAACGCCGCTGCGATCGTTAACGAGACCATCGCGCTCAGCCGAGGCGAGTTGGACCAGAATCACATCGTCATCCGCACCCATGTTGCGAAGGATTTGCCCCTGGTCTTTGCGGACGGCATTCAAATTCAGCAGGTGTTGCTCAACATCATCCTGAACGCGATGGAGGCTATGGCGAAGACGCCGCCAGAGCGGCGCGAAATTACAATAGAGCTGTCTTCCAATGATGGCCGGTTCGTCGAGTTCTCGATCGCGGACAACGGTTGCGGCATAGCGCTCGACGAGGCCGAGGGGGTATTTGACGCATTCCACAGCACGAAATCGGATGGGATGGGAATCGGACTTGCGGTCAGCCGTTCGATCGTCGAAGCGCATGGTGGACGGATTTGGGCCGGCCCAAGGTCGGGCGGTGGGGCAGAATTTCATTTCACCCTGCGGGGACATAAGCTTGGTGTATGA
- a CDS encoding universal stress protein: MAFKDALLQLSSYPEPTSAAAIEQAVVFAGALDARISALTFKIEIPTAGNVLANTLLDIPGMVAAERQKSAANAQSLISTFKSMATKRGVPHEQIVESCTTSQLAAIVTEHARMHDITMIPIGEQATLQQYVAESVIFGSGRPTIILPEVPERSGSLSFDVVGVAWDFSRAAARAVADALPILERAKTVRVVTITQEKTIDTNHSSADLAKHLAFHGIEVVLEEEEAAGRTIGQALKEYTTAHAIDLLVMGAYGHSRLRQFILGGATKTIIAYPSLPVLLSH, encoded by the coding sequence ATGGCTTTCAAGGACGCCTTGCTCCAGTTGAGCAGCTATCCGGAGCCGACGTCGGCCGCGGCAATCGAGCAAGCTGTCGTCTTCGCCGGGGCGCTGGACGCGCGCATCTCAGCGCTCACTTTCAAAATAGAGATTCCGACCGCCGGTAACGTGCTTGCGAATACGCTGCTCGACATCCCGGGAATGGTTGCGGCCGAGCGGCAGAAAAGCGCGGCCAATGCCCAGAGTCTGATCAGCACGTTCAAAAGCATGGCGACGAAGCGCGGCGTTCCACACGAGCAGATCGTCGAGTCGTGCACGACCTCGCAGCTGGCGGCCATCGTGACCGAACATGCCAGGATGCACGATATCACGATGATCCCGATCGGCGAGCAGGCGACGCTTCAGCAATATGTCGCCGAGAGCGTGATATTCGGCTCTGGACGCCCCACGATTATCCTCCCCGAAGTACCAGAACGCAGTGGTTCCTTGTCTTTCGACGTCGTCGGAGTGGCTTGGGATTTCAGCCGGGCGGCGGCACGGGCGGTGGCCGATGCCCTCCCGATCCTGGAGCGCGCCAAGACGGTGCGGGTGGTGACGATCACACAGGAAAAGACGATTGATACGAACCACTCAAGTGCGGACCTGGCGAAGCATCTCGCCTTTCATGGCATCGAGGTTGTCCTAGAGGAGGAAGAGGCCGCCGGGCGGACGATCGGGCAAGCTCTCAAAGAGTATACGACCGCGCATGCAATCGACCTGCTCGTGATGGGGGCCTACGGGCACTCCCGCCTGCGCCAATTCATCCTGGGCGGCGCGACGAAGACCATCATCGCCTACCCATCGTTGCCGGTGCTCCTGTCGCATTGA
- the htpX gene encoding protease HtpX, producing MKRIALFLATNLAVVLVLSITLRLLGVEPYLNEQGLNLNALLIFAAVFGFGGAFISLALSKWTAKRAVGAQVISQPKTPMEQWLVQTVARQAQVAGIKMPEVAVYDSPEVNAFATGMSKNASLIAVSTGLLQQMSREEAEAVLGHEVSHAANGDMVTMALIQGVVNTFVMFLSRVIGHVVDRVVFRTESGHGPAFFVTMIVAELLLGVLASIIVLWFSRQREFRADRGGAELAGRRHMIAALRRLAALQPASLPDKMAAFGISGTARGGLMRLFRTHPALEERIAALENADKEFAR from the coding sequence GTGAAACGCATTGCGCTTTTTCTGGCAACCAATTTGGCCGTGGTGCTGGTGCTGTCGATCACCCTGCGCTTGCTGGGGGTCGAACCCTACCTCAACGAACAGGGCCTCAATCTCAACGCTTTGCTCATCTTCGCGGCCGTCTTCGGCTTCGGCGGCGCCTTCATTTCCCTTGCCCTCTCGAAATGGACGGCCAAGCGTGCGGTCGGCGCCCAGGTCATCTCCCAACCGAAGACGCCGATGGAACAGTGGCTGGTGCAAACCGTCGCCCGCCAGGCCCAGGTCGCCGGCATCAAGATGCCCGAGGTTGCGGTCTACGACTCGCCGGAGGTGAACGCCTTTGCCACCGGCATGAGCAAGAATGCCTCCCTCATCGCCGTGTCGACTGGCCTCTTGCAGCAGATGAGCCGGGAAGAGGCCGAGGCGGTGCTCGGGCACGAGGTGTCGCACGCCGCCAATGGCGACATGGTGACGATGGCGCTCATCCAGGGCGTGGTCAACACCTTCGTCATGTTCCTGTCGCGGGTGATCGGCCATGTGGTTGACCGGGTGGTGTTCAGGACCGAGAGCGGTCACGGTCCTGCTTTCTTCGTCACGATGATTGTCGCCGAATTACTGCTTGGCGTCCTCGCATCGATCATCGTCTTGTGGTTCTCCCGCCAGCGGGAATTCCGCGCCGACCGGGGTGGCGCCGAGCTCGCCGGCCGGCGGCACATGATCGCCGCCCTGCGCCGTTTGGCGGCGCTGCAGCCGGCGTCTCTGCCGGACAAGATGGCCGCATTCGGCATTTCGGGGACGGCACGGGGCGGACTGATGCGCCTGTTCAGAACGCATCCGGCTTTGGAAGAGCGGATCGCAGCGTTGGAAAACGCGGATAAGGAATTTGCAAGGTGA
- a CDS encoding zf-TFIIB domain-containing protein, giving the protein MPCPTCKTGLVLSDRQGVEIDYCPTCRGVWLDRGELDKIIARSTEDASPAARTTGSREIREQRHYDDDDDHRSYGHKKRKRSFLSDFFD; this is encoded by the coding sequence ATGCCCTGTCCGACCTGCAAGACCGGGTTGGTGCTGTCCGACCGACAAGGCGTCGAGATCGACTATTGCCCGACCTGCCGCGGAGTGTGGCTTGACCGGGGCGAGCTCGACAAGATCATCGCTCGCAGCACCGAAGATGCGTCGCCTGCAGCCCGCACGACCGGGTCGCGCGAAATCCGTGAGCAACGCCACTACGACGATGACGATGATCATCGCAGCTACGGCCACAAGAAGCGCAAGAGATCCTTCTTGTCAGACTTTTTCGACTGA
- a CDS encoding DUF465 domain-containing protein, producing MSALIYKLTVVHGQLDDAIRHEHKRRFPDGIRLLRLKKLRLAVKDRLQLLVRFGRQERV from the coding sequence ATGAGTGCTTTGATATACAAGCTGACGGTCGTCCACGGCCAGCTCGACGATGCGATTCGACACGAGCACAAGCGGCGTTTTCCCGACGGCATCAGACTGCTGCGGCTGAAAAAGCTCAGGCTCGCGGTGAAGGATCGCCTGCAGTTGCTCGTCCGCTTCGGTCGGCAGGAGAGGGTTTGA
- a CDS encoding HPF/RaiA family ribosome-associated protein — protein MMRIAIQVRNADLTEELREHVEYRLAFALSQFPEHIRGVAVVLSDINGPKGGIDKRCSLRVRLNGRSDIVIEETEADFHVAVNRAADRAKRTLGRRLRRVRDTFSERAS, from the coding sequence ATGATGAGAATCGCGATTCAAGTGCGTAACGCGGACCTCACAGAGGAGCTGCGTGAGCATGTGGAATATCGGCTGGCATTCGCACTGTCGCAATTTCCAGAGCACATTCGCGGCGTTGCCGTAGTCTTGTCCGATATCAACGGACCGAAGGGCGGCATAGACAAGCGCTGCAGTCTGCGCGTTCGGCTGAACGGGCGGTCAGATATCGTCATCGAGGAGACAGAGGCGGACTTTCATGTCGCGGTGAATCGCGCCGCGGATCGGGCCAAGCGGACTCTGGGGCGCCGCCTGCGGCGCGTGCGCGACACCTTCAGTGAACGGGCTTCGTGA
- the nhaR gene encoding transcriptional activator NhaR, with protein sequence MLNYKQLHYFWKVAKAGSIARAAEQLRLAPQTISAQIGTLEEALGTELFRRAGRRLELTAAGQLTLSYADEIFQIGRELEETVRNRPGRSDMLLRVGVADVVPKSMAYHLLAPALTSAGRVRLICREDKLDRLFAELAIHKMDLVIADRPLPSELGVKGYSHALGRTPIAFYAVRPLVARYRKDFPRSLHGAPMLIPSDGATMRGALTRWFSEHQIEPRIVGEFDDTALMKAFGKAGAGIFPAPTVLADEIRSQYEAEIIGRADSVAAKYYAISIERKLTHPAVVAISEAAKTELFVDDKR encoded by the coding sequence GTGTTGAATTACAAGCAGCTGCACTATTTCTGGAAGGTCGCGAAGGCCGGCAGCATTGCGCGCGCCGCCGAGCAGCTGCGTCTGGCGCCGCAGACCATCAGCGCCCAGATCGGCACGCTGGAGGAAGCGCTCGGAACCGAGCTGTTCCGCCGCGCCGGGCGGCGGTTGGAATTGACTGCGGCGGGGCAGTTGACCCTTTCCTACGCCGACGAGATCTTCCAGATCGGAAGAGAGCTGGAGGAGACGGTGCGCAACCGCCCCGGCCGCAGCGACATGCTCTTACGGGTAGGGGTGGCGGACGTCGTGCCGAAGTCGATGGCCTATCACCTGCTCGCTCCGGCACTGACTAGTGCCGGGCGTGTGCGGTTGATCTGCCGGGAAGACAAGCTGGATCGGCTGTTCGCGGAACTCGCCATCCACAAGATGGATCTCGTGATCGCCGACCGGCCGCTGCCCTCCGAACTGGGGGTGAAAGGCTACAGCCACGCTCTCGGGCGCACACCGATCGCCTTCTATGCCGTGCGCCCACTAGTCGCACGCTATCGGAAGGATTTTCCACGATCCCTCCACGGCGCCCCCATGCTCATCCCGAGCGATGGCGCAACCATGCGGGGGGCGCTTACGCGGTGGTTCAGTGAACATCAGATCGAACCGCGCATTGTCGGCGAGTTCGACGACACCGCGCTGATGAAGGCCTTCGGCAAGGCGGGTGCTGGTATTTTCCCTGCACCGACAGTACTGGCCGACGAGATTCGCAGCCAATATGAAGCTGAAATCATCGGCCGCGCCGACAGCGTCGCAGCAAAATATTACGCCATCTCCATCGAACGCAAACTGACCCATCCGGCCGTCGTGGCGATCAGCGAAGCAGCGAAGACGGAACTGTTCGTCGACGACAAGCGCTAG
- a CDS encoding winged helix-turn-helix domain-containing protein gives MANSKSDTSSASWTFLTNHAHVLLCLVEKPAARMREVAVRVGITERAVQRIVAELEEAGYLSRMREGRANRYLVHDNLFLRHPVESHCTIAGLIGMVTGRRAHAQPSRKGARRA, from the coding sequence ATGGCAAACTCCAAATCTGATACCTCCTCTGCCAGCTGGACCTTTCTGACCAACCACGCCCATGTGCTGCTCTGCCTGGTCGAGAAGCCGGCAGCGAGAATGCGCGAGGTTGCAGTCCGGGTCGGCATCACGGAGCGCGCCGTGCAGCGCATCGTCGCCGAATTGGAGGAGGCAGGGTATCTCAGCCGCATGCGTGAAGGTCGCGCCAATCGCTACCTCGTCCATGACAACTTGTTCCTCCGGCATCCGGTCGAAAGCCATTGCACCATCGCCGGACTGATCGGGATGGTGACCGGAAGACGAGCGCACGCCCAACCCTCTCGCAAAGGCGCTCGCCGGGCTTGA